ATTTCCTGGACCGAATTCGAGAGGGAAAAGAGGACCCTCTCCTCCGCCAGGCCTGCCAGGTCTGCGAATATCCGGTCCCCATGGGCGCTGACCTTACCATCGGTCTGATTGGCGCCAACCTTGATACCGGTGTCCTGCTGGTGGCCGGAACGCCGGAGGGGGAGAAAGTAATTCGGGAACTGGGCCTTGAAGAGGTAAAAGCCGGGGATAGGGAGGCAGCGATAGCAAAGCTCGTAGGGGAGAGGGCACGGAAGCGGGAGGAAATGCTGAAGCAAACCCGGGAAGAAGTCCGGGGTCTGGATAAGCTGATGGCGGCTCTTGCCCCCTGCATTAACTGTCACAACTGCAAAACGGCGTGCCCGCTCTGCTACTGCAAGGAGTGTTTCTTTGACTCCCCGGTCTTTGAATTTGAGGCCGAGAAGTATCTGGGCTGGGCGAAAAGAAAGGGTGCCCTCCGTATGCCCAGCGATACGCTTCTCTTCCACCTGACCAGATTGAACCACATGGTGATTTCCTGTGTTGGCTGCGGGCTGTGCACCGAGGCCTGTCCGAATAGTATTCCAGTGGCCGACATCTTCCGTCTGGTGGGATATGAGGTGCAGAAATTATTCGATTATGTGCCGGGCAGAAGCCTGGACGAGGAACTGCCATTGACCACGTTCAAAGAGGAAGAGCTGACCGATATAGGGAAGTAGTATGCAGTACTTGGGTAAAGATGGTGTAGCGGTAATTGAGTCACGCTTCGGCGCGCAGGTGAAAGAAGCCAGCGGCACGGAAATCAACCGCTGTTACCAGTGCCTCACCTGCAGCCTGGGCTGCCCATCGGCCTTTGCCATGGACTATCTTCCCCACCAGATTGTCCGCATGGTACAGCTGGGCCTGCGGGAGCAGGTATTGACCAGTTCCACCATCTGGGTTTGCGCCGACTGCCAGGCCTGCGCCACCAGATGTCCCAACGAGGTTGACCTGGTGAAAATGATGGACGTTCTGCGTGAGATTTCACTGCGGGAAGGACTGGCCAAAGAGCACGCTGTGGCCGATTTTCACCGCATTTTTCTGGGCAACATTGAGCGGTGGGGAAGGCAGCACGAGCTGTCCCTGATTTTGATGCTGAAACTCAAGACAAGGGACCTGTTCAGCGATTTGCTTCCGGGAATGAAAATGCTGCTCAAGGGCAAGTTGAAGTTATTCCCGGTGCGTTTCAGTGAAATAAAAAAGGTCAGGGACTTATTTCGGAGAACAGAAAGATGAGCCAGCAGACGGCAGCAGGTTTGAGGTATGCTTATTATCCCGGCTGCTCCCTGGAGGCAACGGCCAGGGAGTATGACCTGTCGGTGCGCGCCGTCTGTGACCATCTCGGCATTGAGCTGGCGGAGATTCCCGACTGGAATTGCTGCGGGGCATCGTCAGGGCACAGCACCAATCGGCGGCTGGCGAGTACCCTCGCCGGCAGGAACCTGGCGCTGGCCGAGGAGATGAAGATGGACATCGCGGTTGCCTGCCCCGCCTGTTACATCAGGCTGAGAAGCGCGCAAAATGAAATGAAGCAGGATAAGAAGCTGCGCGATGAACTCACACGCTCGGCAGACCTGTCCTATGATGCTCGGTACAGCACCCGACATCTCCTTGACATAATCTGCAATGAAATCGGTCTGGAGAACCTGAAAAACAAGGTGGTGAAACCATTGCATGGCCTGAAGCTGGCGGCCTATTATGGATGTTACCTTGTCCGGCCACCTGATGTAGTCGCCTTCGATGACCCGGAAAACCCGCAGTGCCTGGATACCTTGCTCGATACACTGGGTGCCGAGGTAAGGGACTGGTCCGGCAAGGTGGACTGCTGCGGCGGCAGCCTGTCTTTGAGCAAACGGGATATCGCCAGCCAGATGGTTGGTGAACTCACCGAGATGGCAAGGCGGGCCGGTGCCGAGGCAATGGTCACTGCCTGTCCCCTCTGCCACGCCAATCTGGAAATGCGACAGCGCGGGCTCAATGGCAATAAACTGCCCGTATTCTATTTCACCGAACTCATCGGGCTTGCCCTGGGAATAAAAGAAACCCGGTCCTGGTTTAAAAAACATCTGATTTCACCTTCTGGTCTGTTGACCTCGCTTGGGTTATAATCGAGCGGAGGTTTATATGGCGGAAAAAGAGCGTAAAGCGACCGACAGCGGCGCACCTGCAGAAGCGGAGAGTGCAAAACTCATCCCGGTTTACGTGATGGGCAAAAGGTACATGGTGCCCGAGACGCTCACCATCATGAAGGCGCTGGAATACGCTGGATACCGGTTTATCCGCGGATGTGGCTGCCGGGGCGGCATTTGCGGGGCCTGTGCTACGGTCTACCGCAAGCCGGGAGACTACCACCTTTACGTCGGGCTGGCCTGCCAGACGGTGGTGGAACCGGATATGTATCTGGCGCAGATTCCGTTTTACCCGGCGAACCGGGCCAGCTACGACTTCGAGCAGCTTTCCGCCAGTCCCGAGGAAATATTCAAACTGTATCCCGAGGTGTTTCGCTGCATCGCCTGCAATGCCTGCACCAAAGTCTGCCCGATGGATGTCCAGGTGATGGACGTTATCTCGGCGGTGAAACAGGGCAACATTGAGCGGGCAGCCACCTTATCGTTTAGCTGCATTCAGTGTGGCCTCTGTGTCAGCCGGTGTATGGGGGAATTACCCCAATATCATGTTATGCAGCTGGCGCGGAGAATCTACGGGAGCCGGATTGCGCCGCGGGCACAGCACCTGAACGAAGCGGTCGAAGCGGCCAAGGGTGAAAAATGCCAGCAGGCGCTGGAGAAGATTATGAAGGCTGATATTAAACAGCTTAAAGAAATATATCAGGCCCGGGAAATTGAGCCGGAAATGGCTGACGAGGACTGGACGCCGGCAAAGCGCGATTATCTCTAGGAGGAGAGAATGCCCTATACCGAGGAACTCAAAAGCCTGATAAAAGTGGTGGAGAAGAGCAGGCGGGAGCGGCTGGCGCGGAAGAAGAGGGGAGAGGAATTCCCCAAGATGTCGCCGGATGAAGCCGACGAGATACTGAAGAAATATCATCCCGATTACAAAGAAGAAGGGCGGCGTGAGCTGAAAGTCGGGCCGAGCAAGGGCTACCGAATTGCCCGCGAGTTTGCCGACCTGCTGGAGGCATGGAGCCGGATAAATCCGGACCGGATTGACCTATCCCGCGTGGACCTGGAGACTGATGTATTGATAATAGGTGGCGGTGGTGCCGGAACGGCGGCGGCCATGCTTGCCGAGCGAAGTGGCGCCAGGGTCATACTGGCCACCAAACTCCGCCATGGTGACGCCAATACCATGATGGCGGAGGGAGGCATTCAGGCGGCCACCAAGGTCGAGAAGGACTCAGCCTGCCTGCACTACCTGGACACGGTGGGTGGCGGTCACTTCAAAAACGAACCGGAACTGGTTCAAATCCTGGTCAATGAAGCGCCGGAGGTGCTCAGGTGGCTGGAAAGCCTGGGAGTGATGTTCTCCAAATTTCCAGATGGGAGGCTGCATAGCCTGCACGGAGCAGGGACCAGCCGGAAGAGGATGCATTTCTGCGGCGATATCACCGGCGCCGAGATTATGCGCACCATTCGTGATGAGGCCCGCAACTGGGAGAATATCACCGTTCTGGAATTTTCACCCGCCATCGAACTCCTTTTGAACGAACACGGCCACTGCGCCGGCGCCATACTTTACAATCTGGAAACCGAAGAATACCTGATAGTCAGGGCCAGGGCGACCATTATCGCCACCGGCGGCTGCGGCCGACTGCACGTTCAGGGATTTATGACCACCAACCACTATGGGGCTACGGCTGATGGCGTCGTTCTGGGCTACCGGGCCGGCGTGAAACTCAAGTTGTTGCACACGGTTCAATACCACCCCACCGGCGCCGTCTTCCCCGAGCAGGTTGAAGGCATTCTGATTACAGAAAAATTCCGCGGGGCGGGAGCCAACATAGTCAATAAGGATGGGGAGCAATTCGTCTATGAGCGCGAGCCGAGGGATGTGGAATCGGCCGCCATCATCCGGGAATGTCTGGAAAGGGGAAAGGGCGTTCCCACGCCCGCCGGAAAACTGGGCGTATGGCTTGACTCGCCGATGGTCGATATATTGATGGGCGAAGGTGCGGTGGAGAGGGAGTTCCCGGGCAAGTTCATCGTTTACCGACGTTTCGGCATAGATATTGCAAGGCAACCGATGCTGGTTTACCCCACCCTCCACTACCAGAATGGTGGACTGGAATACAATGCCCGCGGGGAGACGTCCATACCCGGGCTCTTCCTCGCCGGGGAGGTCAGCGGCGGCGTGCACGGCGAAAACCGCCTGATGGGCAATTCCCTGCTCGATGTCCTCGTCTTCGGGCGAATTGCCGGCGAGAGCGCGGCGGACTATGCCAAAGCTAAGGCCAGAGATGGCAAATTGTCACTGCAACACGTCGAAGATTATCAGAAGGAATTGGAAAAAGCCGGCATTGTAACCGACCGGGTGGCCCCGATACTGCTTCCCGACTACGCCAATCCCGAGGTCCGGGAAAGGCATCTTACCGCACGCCATGCGGGGAAATGAGCGCCGCTGATTAGACCACAGCAACGGTATCCGGCATCCGTTCGTATTCTATGTTCAGGCTCGTTCCCAATATCTTATTTATTTATGCGGGTTGGCAGCGGTTCTTGTGATAAAATAAAGCTGTAGTCTTTGATTGTGCAGGATAGATGGAAGGGTTAGATCCGGTAGTAACCATCGCTATTCTTCTGGCAGCTGCTCTGGTTGGCGGTATGGTAGCCCACCGCTTGCGACAGCCAGTCATACTCGGTTACTTGGTAATCGGCGTGGCGGTTGGTCCCCATGCTCTTGGCCTGGTGGATGATTTAGAGTTAATTGAAGCGGTGGCGACCATAGGCGTTGCCCTCCTCATGTTTACGCTTGGCCTGGAGGTTTCAATCGCCCAGCTACGAGAAGTGGGCAGGGTCGGACTTTGGGGGGGCGTTGCCCAGGTTCTGGTCACCTTTGGCTTGGGATTAACCGTAGGCATTGTTTTATTCAAATGGTCTCCAGCCCAGGCGGCACTGTTCGGCTTGATTATCTCGCTAAGCAGCACGGCGGTGTGTTTGAAAATACTGATGGAACGTGGGGAGCTGACTTCGGTGCAGGGCCGAATTATGATCGCCTTCCTTATTTTTCAGGATATCAGCGTGGTGGTGATGATTGTAATTATGCCTCTAATGGGCGGTATGGAAGAAAACATACTGCTGTCTCTGGCTACGGCCGTTGGAAAAGCAGTTCTTTTTATTGGGGTTGCCATCGTGGCCGGCAGGTGGGTGCTCCCTTGGTTGATGGGTAGAGTTGGTGGTGTACGAGCTCGCGAGCTGTTTCTGCTGACCGTTCTGGTCCTGTGCCTGGGCGCCGCGATAGGCACCCAAATTTTCGGGCTTTCCATCGTGTTTGGCGCTTTTCTGGTCGGCATGGTACTGCGGGAAACGAGGTTTGTCCACCAGGCGCTGGCCGAGATTACCCCGCTGCGGGACATCTTTGCCACCCTCTTCTTTGTTTCGCTGGGTATGCTGCTTGACCCCATGTTTTTGGTAAAAAACTGGGCACTGGTGGCGATGATGGTGGCAGTCATCACCGCGTTGAAATTGCTGGTTGTTTTCGGCGTGGTTCGGCTTTTTGGCTACAGCGCGAGGGTAGCCCTGCTGACCGGTGCCGGTCTTTTTCAGATTGGCGAGTTTGGTTTTATTTTAGCTCAGGGCGGCATCAATGTGGGTATCCTATCACAGCAGCTGTATTCCTTGATTCTGGCCAGCGCTATTATCACCATGTTATTGACCCCGCTTTCCATCAGCCTGACCTCTCGGCTATTTCACAGATGGCCCTGGGCACGCGGCGGCAGAAGAATGGCAGCCGGGGAGGTTTCAGCTTCACCCGCCTCTGTACCTGTGGGGATACTTGATAGGGTGGTTGTTGCCGGTTATGGCCGGGTCGGGCAGAACATTGCGCAGGGGCTGCAGGACGCTGGAATCGCCTACCTTGTCATTGATATTGACCCGGAGCGTGTTTCCGAGGCAAGAACAGCCGGCAGGCCGCGAATGTATGGCGATGCCAGCAATGTCCACGTGCTCGAGAAGGCAGGCCTGGATAAAGCACGGGCGTTGGTCATAACCTATCCCGACCCGATGGCGGTGGTGACCACGGCCAAGACCGCATTGCGTATCAACCCCGAGCTCAAGATTCTGGCACGGGTTCACCGTGTGCGGGAGGCAGATATACTTAAGGGGCTGGGGATTACCGAATTGGTCAGCCCCGAATACGAGGCAAGTTTCAGATTCATCAAGAGATTGATAAACATAATTGGGCTGGACAAAGAAGAGCGAAGGCGTATTTTGGCTCTGGTGCGTAAGGACGAGGAAATCGCTGAGTTTAATCCCGACCAGTCAGTATGATTGTGGTGGGCGGTACCGTACGATAGGCAGGAAGTTCACGTATCAAGCCCGTACAGGCGAGCAGCATTGTCGTGTAAAATCATTCGGGCCGCTGCTTCCGCATGCTTTGTAGCCATTAAGCCCAGCTTTGTGGCATCTCCTAAAACCTCGGTCAGAGCGGTTTTGGCCGTCAGGGCGGCAAGCCACGCAATCTCCGGACTTCCATGCCCCCCGCTTCCGATAACAATCTTGGAAAGCGGTGCCCAGGCCATTACGTCCCGATAGCACTCGACAATACGCAGAGATGCCCACGGCGTAACCTGGCTCATGTCCACCCAGACATGGGGAAAAGAGTGCGCAAGCTGCCCCGCCTGCTTCGTCCAGGGATACCCGGCGTGGAGCAGTATAATTTTGGTTTTCAAAAACTCCGTCCGGCATAAAAAGGGAGCCAGTAAAAACGGGTCCGCGTCGTATATGGGGCCATCCCACATTCCGCCGGTGAAACCGCTGTGGAGATGGACGGGCACACCCAGTTCCTGACATTGGAGCAAGGTCGCGGTGAATACAGCGGTGTACAATTTTTTGTAAGCGTCAGCGTCCCCTGCTTTGGCGCGGGGGAAAATCGACTTTGCCTCATCCTCCCAGACCGGCATTGTCCCAAAGCCGACCAGCTCGGCCAGGTGGACTTTCACCCCGATGAAGCCGTCGTTTTTAATCGACCGGTCCAGGGTTTCCTGGAAATCCCGCAGCAGTTCCTGATAGGATTCAGCCTTGACGAGCAGTTTTTGCAGAGGTGGTTCGAACTGGAATAATCTCAATTTGGTGCCCGGTATCAGGTCCAACAGGGGGTCATTGTTGGGGAGACCGGTATCCAGAACCGTGGCCACAATTCCGGCATCCTTGTACAGCAGCCGGCAATACGCGGCAAAGTCATCCGAAGCACGGCGGTTGCGTTCCTGCGCCACCGCATCCAGCTCAGCAGGGCAGTCGAAAACTCTGGATAGCTGGCACACCATGGTGTTGACAATCCCCATATGGCGGAAGTG
The genomic region above belongs to Chloroflexota bacterium and contains:
- a CDS encoding formate dehydrogenase — encoded protein: FLDRIREGKEDPLLRQACQVCEYPVPMGADLTIGLIGANLDTGVLLVAGTPEGEKVIRELGLEEVKAGDREAAIAKLVGERARKREEMLKQTREEVRGLDKLMAALAPCINCHNCKTACPLCYCKECFFDSPVFEFEAEKYLGWAKRKGALRMPSDTLLFHLTRLNHMVISCVGCGLCTEACPNSIPVADIFRLVGYEVQKLFDYVPGRSLDEELPLTTFKEEELTDIGK
- a CDS encoding 4Fe-4S dicluster domain-containing protein, with product MQYLGKDGVAVIESRFGAQVKEASGTEINRCYQCLTCSLGCPSAFAMDYLPHQIVRMVQLGLREQVLTSSTIWVCADCQACATRCPNEVDLVKMMDVLREISLREGLAKEHAVADFHRIFLGNIERWGRQHELSLILMLKLKTRDLFSDLLPGMKMLLKGKLKLFPVRFSEIKKVRDLFRRTER
- a CDS encoding CoB--CoM heterodisulfide reductase iron-sulfur subunit B family protein; the protein is MRYAYYPGCSLEATAREYDLSVRAVCDHLGIELAEIPDWNCCGASSGHSTNRRLASTLAGRNLALAEEMKMDIAVACPACYIRLRSAQNEMKQDKKLRDELTRSADLSYDARYSTRHLLDIICNEIGLENLKNKVVKPLHGLKLAAYYGCYLVRPPDVVAFDDPENPQCLDTLLDTLGAEVRDWSGKVDCCGGSLSLSKRDIASQMVGELTEMARRAGAEAMVTACPLCHANLEMRQRGLNGNKLPVFYFTELIGLALGIKETRSWFKKHLISPSGLLTSLGL
- a CDS encoding 4Fe-4S dicluster domain-containing protein codes for the protein MAEKERKATDSGAPAEAESAKLIPVYVMGKRYMVPETLTIMKALEYAGYRFIRGCGCRGGICGACATVYRKPGDYHLYVGLACQTVVEPDMYLAQIPFYPANRASYDFEQLSASPEEIFKLYPEVFRCIACNACTKVCPMDVQVMDVISAVKQGNIERAATLSFSCIQCGLCVSRCMGELPQYHVMQLARRIYGSRIAPRAQHLNEAVEAAKGEKCQQALEKIMKADIKQLKEIYQAREIEPEMADEDWTPAKRDYL
- a CDS encoding FAD-binding protein — protein: MPYTEELKSLIKVVEKSRRERLARKKRGEEFPKMSPDEADEILKKYHPDYKEEGRRELKVGPSKGYRIAREFADLLEAWSRINPDRIDLSRVDLETDVLIIGGGGAGTAAAMLAERSGARVILATKLRHGDANTMMAEGGIQAATKVEKDSACLHYLDTVGGGHFKNEPELVQILVNEAPEVLRWLESLGVMFSKFPDGRLHSLHGAGTSRKRMHFCGDITGAEIMRTIRDEARNWENITVLEFSPAIELLLNEHGHCAGAILYNLETEEYLIVRARATIIATGGCGRLHVQGFMTTNHYGATADGVVLGYRAGVKLKLLHTVQYHPTGAVFPEQVEGILITEKFRGAGANIVNKDGEQFVYEREPRDVESAAIIRECLERGKGVPTPAGKLGVWLDSPMVDILMGEGAVEREFPGKFIVYRRFGIDIARQPMLVYPTLHYQNGGLEYNARGETSIPGLFLAGEVSGGVHGENRLMGNSLLDVLVFGRIAGESAADYAKAKARDGKLSLQHVEDYQKELEKAGIVTDRVAPILLPDYANPEVRERHLTARHAGK
- a CDS encoding cation:proton antiporter → MEGLDPVVTIAILLAAALVGGMVAHRLRQPVILGYLVIGVAVGPHALGLVDDLELIEAVATIGVALLMFTLGLEVSIAQLREVGRVGLWGGVAQVLVTFGLGLTVGIVLFKWSPAQAALFGLIISLSSTAVCLKILMERGELTSVQGRIMIAFLIFQDISVVVMIVIMPLMGGMEENILLSLATAVGKAVLFIGVAIVAGRWVLPWLMGRVGGVRARELFLLTVLVLCLGAAIGTQIFGLSIVFGAFLVGMVLRETRFVHQALAEITPLRDIFATLFFVSLGMLLDPMFLVKNWALVAMMVAVITALKLLVVFGVVRLFGYSARVALLTGAGLFQIGEFGFILAQGGINVGILSQQLYSLILASAIITMLLTPLSISLTSRLFHRWPWARGGRRMAAGEVSASPASVPVGILDRVVVAGYGRVGQNIAQGLQDAGIAYLVIDIDPERVSEARTAGRPRMYGDASNVHVLEKAGLDKARALVITYPDPMAVVTTAKTALRINPELKILARVHRVREADILKGLGITELVSPEYEASFRFIKRLINIIGLDKEERRRILALVRKDEEIAEFNPDQSV
- a CDS encoding amidohydrolase family protein, whose product is MDLTSFPVIDHHCHPYDPAKAVLEPELLAREFFHGRGDIPNEKAPKAWGASEELRYHFRHMGIVNTMVCQLSRVFDCPAELDAVAQERNRRASDDFAAYCRLLYKDAGIVATVLDTGLPNNDPLLDLIPGTKLRLFQFEPPLQKLLVKAESYQELLRDFQETLDRSIKNDGFIGVKVHLAELVGFGTMPVWEDEAKSIFPRAKAGDADAYKKLYTAVFTATLLQCQELGVPVHLHSGFTGGMWDGPIYDADPFLLAPFLCRTEFLKTKIILLHAGYPWTKQAGQLAHSFPHVWVDMSQVTPWASLRIVECYRDVMAWAPLSKIVIGSGGHGSPEIAWLAALTAKTALTEVLGDATKLGLMATKHAEAAARMILHDNAARLYGLDT